From the genome of Thermoplasmata archaeon:
GCGCGAAATGCCGCATCCGCCGCTCGCCGAAATAGTACGGGATGAGGAAGACGCTGAACGGCATGAGGAACAGGATCAGGCACGCGAGCGCGCTCGCCGTGAGTACGTAGAGCTGCGCGACGAGTGCGATCAGGATCGCCACATAGACGACCCGGAACCAGCGCGTCCCGCGGAACTTGCGGAACTTCGTCCAGAGGTACGCCAGGGCCTCCTGAGAGGTCACGGAACCGCGCGATGCGGGCGACTCGATAAATAGTTATGCCGCAGCGCCTGGAGACACGCTCCTCCATTCGAATTTCGTGGCCGAACGTTCTTATAGACTCCGAAAAATAGTGCGGGCCTTCCGCCCGGAGGCGGACGATGAAACAAGTCGTCGTGGCAATTGGCGGGAACGCGCTCCTGCCCGTCGGCGAAGCGGGGGACGCGGCGAGCCAGCGCCGGCGCATCGAGACGACGTCCGCGCGGCTCGCGGAGCTCGTCCAAGCGGGGTACGACCTCGTCGTGACGCACGGGAACGGGCCCCAGGTCGGCAACATCCTCGTGCAGAACGAGGAGAGCCGCCATCTCGTGCCGGCGATGCCCCTCGACGTCTGCGGCGCGGAGAGCCAGGCGCAGATCGGGTACCTGCTCGCTCAGGCGCTGCGGAACGAGTTCGCGGACCGAGGCATCGACCGCGACGTCGCGTGCGTCGTCACGCAGGTGCTCGTGGACGCGGACGACCCCGCGTTCGCGAATCCAACGAAGCCGATCGGGCCGTACTACGCCCGCGAGGACGAGATCATCGTGAAGCGCGCGAAGGGCTGGAAGATGGCGTCCGACCCGCGGGGCGGGTGGCGGCGGGTCGTGCCGTCGCCGCATCCGAAGGACGTCGTCGAGAGGGACGTCATCATGCGGCTCGTCGGGAACGGCGACGGACGCGTCGTGATCGCTGCAGGCGGCGGCGGGATCCCCGTCGTCCGGAGGGGCTCTCGCCTCGTGGGCGTCGAGGCGGTGATCGACAAGGACCTCGCGGCCGCGGTCCTTGCGCGCGCGATCGGATGGAAGCACCTCGCGATCGCGACGGACGTCCCCCAGGTCGCCCTCGATTTCGGCAAGCCGACGCAGCGGTTCCTCGAGCGCCTGACGATTGCGGAGGCGAAGAAGCACCTCGCCGCGGGCCAGTTCCCTCCCGGGAGCATGGGCCCGAAGGTCGAGGCGGCGATCGAGTTCCTGCAGGGAGGCGGGGAGCGGGTCGTCATCACGGATCTCGAGCACCTCGGGCCCGCGGTCGACGGGAAAGCCGGCACCCGCGTCGTGCCGAAGTAGCTCGCCGCGAAGGGGTCGCGGCCGGAAGGAATCCGGACCCGTGGTAACGGGAGACGAATCTTTTTGCGCCGGCCTTGATTGACACCGCATCGGCATGGCGACGCTCGAGGAGCAGATCCTGTCCATCGAAGACGAGATCCAGCGGACGCCGTACAACAAGGCGACGCAGCATCACATCGGCAAGCTGAAGGCGAAGCTCGCCCGCCTCAAGGACGAACAGGAAACCCGCCGGCTCAAGTCCGGCGGGGGCGGCCCGAGTTACGCGGTCAAGAAGAGCGGCAATGCGACGATTGGGCTCGTCGGCTTCCCGTCCGTCGGCAAGTCGACCTTGCTCAACCAGATCACGGACGCGACGAGCGCCGTCGCGGCGTACGACTTCACGACCCTCGATGTGATCCCGGGATTGCTGGAACACCGCGGCGCGAAGATCCAGGTCCTCGACATGCCCGGGTTGATCCGCGGCGCCTCGAAGGGCCGCGGCCGCGGGAAGGAGGTCCTGTCCGTCGCGCGCGCGTGCGATCTGATCGTGCTGATGATCGACGTCTTCGAGACCCATGTCGACGTCCTCGCGGAGGAGCTCCGGCTCGCGGGGATCCGGCTCAACGAACGTCCGGCGGACGTCACGCTCACGAGGGGCCGCCGCGGGGGCCTCACGATCAACGCGACGCTCCGGCTCACGCATCTCGACGAAGAGTTGGTCGCGGACATCTGCCGGGAGTGGGGCTACCTGAACGGCACGGTCGTCATCCGCCAGGACGTCACGGAGGACCAGCTGATCGACGTGCTGGCGGGGAACCGCGTGTTCGTGACGGCGTTCGTCGTCGTGAACAAGATCGACCTCGTGTCCTCGGATTACGTGAAGCAGCTCCAGTCGAAGCTGCCGGACTGGAGGCTCGTCCCGATCTCCGCGGAGAAAGGGGTCGGGCTCACCCGCCTCAAAGACGAGATCTACGAGACCCTCCGGTTCATGCGGATCTTCCTGAAGCCGCAAGGCAAGGAGGCGGACCTCGCGGACCCGCTGATCGTCAAGGCCGGCTCCGACGTCGGCATGGTGTGCGACGCAATCCACCGCGACTGGCGACGCCGCTTCCGGTACGCGAACGTGTGGGGACCGTCCGCGCAGTTCCCTGGCCAGAAGGTTGGCCTGGAGCACCCCCTCCAGGATTCCGACGTCCTCACGGTTGTCCTGCGGAAAGGGTGAGCGGACGCGGGCGTTCGTCACGGGCGGCCTTGGACCTCGCAGCGGTCGACATCGTCATCGATGCTTCGAAGGCGCGCACGGAACTCGGATGGAGTCCACGACCCTTCGCGGACCGCCTTCTGCAGACGATGGAATGGTACGTGGCTACGTACGGAGATCGGCGGGCCCCGCTCCCGACGAAGCCTCGTGGTGCTTCCGTGTGAGAGATTGTCACCCGCGTCAACGAATCAATCGGATGATCGCGCCTGCGCCGGCCGTCACCGTGGCGATCGGTTGAAGGAGAATCCACCCAAGATCGCCGCCTCCGTAGAAGAATAGGACGGGCATAGAAAACACGAAGCTCAATCCGCTTCCGACGAGGGCGAAGTAGAGCGTCCCCGCGGCAAGGAGGCGACCCTCCGGCCTCGGCCGGAGGAGGGCGACTCCGAAGAGGAGAACCAGCGCGAAGCAAAATGCCGTGAAGAATGCGAAAATGCTGACGAATAATGCCAGACGCGATCCGACGAGGCCGATCGCAGCTCCCGCGCAGATGAGGAGGGCACCGAAGCGATTGCGGTCGATGAGTTTCGTCCCGGCAAGTTCCGCTTCCGTCAGACGGCCAATCCCGGACCCGATGAGTGAGACTGTCATACCGACTACTCCCGCGGTGCCCAAGAGGACGGCGAGGTCTCCGATAAGGAACGGGCTGCCGAGAAGCCATATGATCCAGAGACTCGACATCCCTCCCAAGAACGCGAAACAGAGGCTCGCCGTGGCGAGGGATTGGCTTCGATGCCACCCTCCGACCGTCAGCAGCCCGAACAGCAAGACGAGAGCGAAGCACACGGCGGCTAAGAGCGCAGGCGCAAACAGGTAGAACGGAACGGACCCCGCGAGCCCAAGAAGGGCGCCGAGACAGGTCAAGCCTCCGGGAATTCGGGCGGGATTCACGTGAATCCTCAGATCACGCGAGTCGATGCATTCGACGCAGGTCCCCTTCAAAAGCCTTCAGTTCGTACGGGACGACGACCCCGGAGAGTTCCGTATTGAGCGGCAGGCCCTGGTCCCGCTTCTTTCTCCATACCTCGGCGTTGAAAGACACAATCCCATCCGTGAAGTCCGCGCGCGACGCCGGGATGCCGTCCCGAGGCATGGGGAAGCGCTCCGCGTGGATGCCGCCTCCGTACACGGCGCGCCAGATCTTGTCCGTGGAGAACGGCACGATCGGGGCGAGGAGCCGCAGCAGATCCCGGAGGCAGGCGTGGAGCGTCCACCGCGCCCCCGTGTCGCCCTCGTAGGCGCGGGCCTTCACCATCTCGACGTAGTGCGGCGCGAACAGATTCCAGACGAAGTCCCGACATCGGTTCGACGGGAGGAAAAGGTTCAGGTCTTCGTACGCGCCGCGGCAGGTCTCGACGAGGCGGTTCATCTCGGCGAGGATCCACTCGTCCGTGGGCTGGAGTTTCCCCGCCTCCGGCTCATCGAAGGAGGAGATGAACCGTGCGACGTTCCAGAGTTTCGTGACGAACTTCGCGGCGCCGCCGATCTTCGCCTCGCTGACGTTGAAGTCCTCCCCCGGATTCGTCTCGCCCGCGACGAAGGCCCGGATCGCGTCCGCGCCGTACTTCCGGATCAGGGGCCACGGGTCGATGACGTTGCCGAGGGTGCGGTGCATCGCGCGACCGCGGGCGTCGAGGCCGAGGCCGTGGATGAACACCCGATGGAACGGCTTCGAGCGGCGGACGACCCATGATTTGAGCGTCGTATAGTACAGCCACGTCCGGACGATCTCGCGGCCTTGCGGCCGCAAGGAGACGGGAAACGTCGCTGCGAAGAAGGCCTCGTCTTTGCCGTATCGGGTGAGGAAGAGGTTCGAAACGCTGGAGTCCATCCACGTGTCGAAGACGCGGTCCTCCCCGATGAACTCCTTCCCACCGCACTTCGGGCACTCGTCGAACGGAGCAGGGTCCTTCCACGGACGGTAGTACTTTCCCGGCGGCGGCGCGAGCGTCTCGCCGCACGCCTTGCAGTACCACAACGGGATCTCCGTGTGGTAGTACCGCCGTCGGGAGATCGGCCAGTCGATCGTCAGGCTGTCCATCCAATCCAAGAGGAGCTGCCGATGGCGCGTCGGCCGGAACTCCATCTCGTGCGCGAGGCG
Proteins encoded in this window:
- the arcC gene encoding carbamate kinase, whose amino-acid sequence is MKQVVVAIGGNALLPVGEAGDAASQRRRIETTSARLAELVQAGYDLVVTHGNGPQVGNILVQNEESRHLVPAMPLDVCGAESQAQIGYLLAQALRNEFADRGIDRDVACVVTQVLVDADDPAFANPTKPIGPYYAREDEIIVKRAKGWKMASDPRGGWRRVVPSPHPKDVVERDVIMRLVGNGDGRVVIAAGGGGIPVVRRGSRLVGVEAVIDKDLAAAVLARAIGWKHLAIATDVPQVALDFGKPTQRFLERLTIAEAKKHLAAGQFPPGSMGPKVEAAIEFLQGGGERVVITDLEHLGPAVDGKAGTRVVPK
- a CDS encoding GTP-binding protein; translated protein: MATLEEQILSIEDEIQRTPYNKATQHHIGKLKAKLARLKDEQETRRLKSGGGGPSYAVKKSGNATIGLVGFPSVGKSTLLNQITDATSAVAAYDFTTLDVIPGLLEHRGAKIQVLDMPGLIRGASKGRGRGKEVLSVARACDLIVLMIDVFETHVDVLAEELRLAGIRLNERPADVTLTRGRRGGLTINATLRLTHLDEELVADICREWGYLNGTVVIRQDVTEDQLIDVLAGNRVFVTAFVVVNKIDLVSSDYVKQLQSKLPDWRLVPISAEKGVGLTRLKDEIYETLRFMRIFLKPQGKEADLADPLIVKAGSDVGMVCDAIHRDWRRRFRYANVWGPSAQFPGQKVGLEHPLQDSDVLTVVLRKG
- a CDS encoding valine--tRNA ligase, producing the protein MADAKLPEKAWEPSIEEEVLDLWRREPDSYRFDPQPGQPIYVIDTPPPYPSGSWHVGAVMAYSLIDMIARAQRMFGRAVLFPFGLDRNGINIERTVEKKTGKPLHKWDREAFIAECRKEIEEIGNGLLELATRVGMSADFAHTYYTDSDEYRAYSQSIFLELWPKGLFYRGERPTFWCPVCETPLAEADIEYEERPSSLVTMRFPLTSGGEIQIATTRPELLAACRAIIVHPDDARFAGLHGKRARVPLYGHEVPIVPHAMAKPEFGSGAAMICSYGDMVDLALFRELRLEPVKAIDESGRMTPAAGSLKGLKVEAARKKAIEELRAADSLEKVEPIQHMTPTCSRSLNPIEFISSDAWYMKQLEFRDDLRRLAHEMEFRPTRHRQLLLDWMDSLTIDWPISRRRYYHTEIPLWYCKACGETLAPPPGKYYRPWKDPAPFDECPKCGGKEFIGEDRVFDTWMDSSVSNLFLTRYGKDEAFFAATFPVSLRPQGREIVRTWLYYTTLKSWVVRRSKPFHRVFIHGLGLDARGRAMHRTLGNVIDPWPLIRKYGADAIRAFVAGETNPGEDFNVSEAKIGGAAKFVTKLWNVARFISSFDEPEAGKLQPTDEWILAEMNRLVETCRGAYEDLNLFLPSNRCRDFVWNLFAPHYVEMVKARAYEGDTGARWTLHACLRDLLRLLAPIVPFSTDKIWRAVYGGGIHAERFPMPRDGIPASRADFTDGIVSFNAEVWRKKRDQGLPLNTELSGVVVPYELKAFEGDLRRMHRLA